The following nucleotide sequence is from Solidesulfovibrio carbinolicus.
ACCGACCGCGGCGCCACCCCGGACAGCCTGGGCCTGGCCCTGGCCTCGGCGTTGCCCTTTCACGGCTGCCGGCCGGCCGACATTGAGGCCGCCGTGGCCTCCAGCGTAGTGCCGCCGCTTAATCCCATTATCGAACACGCCATCTCGCGCTATCTCGGCGTGCGGCTGCGCTTTGTGCCCACCGACATCCCCATACCGCTTAAAAACCTCTACGGCCGGCCCCACGAAGTCGGAGCCGACCGGCTGGTCACGGCCTTTGCCGGCCGCCGGGCCGTGGACGCGGATTCGGTCATTGTGGTGGATTTCGGCACGGCCACCAATTTCGACTGCGTCCAGGACGACGCCTTCCTGGGCGGCCTCATCTGCCCGGGGCTTATGACGTCGCTGTCCGGGCTGGTCAGCAAGACGGCCAAGCTGCCCCACGTGGCCCTGGACCCGGGCGACGGGGCGTTGTCCATCGGCCGTTCCACCACGGACTGCATCAACCAGGGCTTCGTCTTCGGCTTTGCCGACATGGTGACGGGGGTGACGGCGCGCCTCAAGGCCCACCTCGGCGGCGACGTCCACGTGCTGGCCACCGGCGGCTTTGCCGAGAAGCTCGCCCCCATCTGTCCGGTCATCCGCGACGTGCGGCCGGAACTGTTGCTCGAAGGATTGCGGCAATTGTGGCTGGCCTCAAGCCGGCCGGGAGGCCGGAAATGACGATACTGCCGGAAATCCTCGGCTGCTACCAGTCCGAGAAGCGCGAGAAGATGGGCGGCCAGGGCGGCTCCGGACGCGGGTTCGTCCAGCGCATCGACTGGCTGGCCATGAAGCTCGGGCCGGCGCGCATCGTCATCTTCCCCCTGGACGAAAAACACCTGCCCATGCCCCTGCAAAAAATCGTCACGCCGGAAGAATTCCTGCGCCATTTCGTGCCGGCCCCGCTGCTGTACAGCGAGCGCATCGCCCCGGCCGCCTTGGTGCTGGGGCGGCTGCTGCGTGACGTCGGGCCGGGCCTGGACCACAAAACCCTGCCCCCGCCCGAACAGGCCCTTTTCCTGGTCATCCTGGCCGCCCTGGCCGCCGCCGGCCGGCCCGACACCGGCGAGGACGCCCTGGCCGTGCTCCAGGGCAGCGGCGCGGCCACGGCTGAGGGCCAAAAGCTCGCCATAAACGCCTTTGGCATAAGCCTTCGCAAAAGCGGCGACTTCGACGGCGCGGCCAACTATTACCGCAAGGCCCTGGAGCTTTCCCCCCACGACGAACGCCTCATGTTCAACCTCGCCCGCACCCTCTATGAAAAAGGCGACCCCGCCGGCTGCCGGGCGCTCCTGGAAAAGGCCGTGGCCGCCGACCCGGACTTCGCCGAGGCCAAGGCCTTCCTGCGCTATCTGGCCCGCCACGCCAAACCGGCCGGCGTCGAAGACTTCCCGGACATCACGATCTGACGAAGCCTGGGCGACGTTCCCGATACCCCCGCCGTTCCCGAGATTTTGCCCGACCCCGGGGCTTATAAATCGTTTGGAATTGCGCTACAGCCAACAGTGTCGGGCTACGCAGCCCGCCTTCCACGCACAAAACGCCAAACCCCATACTTTCAAGGAGACCAGCATGAGCACCATAGCGGCCGTTTGGGCCAGGGAAATCCTCGATTCGCGCGGCAATCCCACCATCGAAGTGGAGGTCACCCTGGAATCCGGCGCG
It contains:
- a CDS encoding tetratricopeptide repeat protein, with translation MTILPEILGCYQSEKREKMGGQGGSGRGFVQRIDWLAMKLGPARIVIFPLDEKHLPMPLQKIVTPEEFLRHFVPAPLLYSERIAPAALVLGRLLRDVGPGLDHKTLPPPEQALFLVILAALAAAGRPDTGEDALAVLQGSGAATAEGQKLAINAFGISLRKSGDFDGAANYYRKALELSPHDERLMFNLARTLYEKGDPAGCRALLEKAVAADPDFAEAKAFLRYLARHAKPAGVEDFPDITI
- a CDS encoding type III pantothenate kinase, with amino-acid sequence MPALLVDIGNTNIKFGLAEAGGLLSSFALPTDRGATPDSLGLALASALPFHGCRPADIEAAVASSVVPPLNPIIEHAISRYLGVRLRFVPTDIPIPLKNLYGRPHEVGADRLVTAFAGRRAVDADSVIVVDFGTATNFDCVQDDAFLGGLICPGLMTSLSGLVSKTAKLPHVALDPGDGALSIGRSTTDCINQGFVFGFADMVTGVTARLKAHLGGDVHVLATGGFAEKLAPICPVIRDVRPELLLEGLRQLWLASSRPGGRK